In Stigmatella erecta, the following proteins share a genomic window:
- a CDS encoding YdcF family protein, with the protein MSMTLEHARRLWDYLSSFKRQAPSEFAVICCSYDLRVCDYACELLKKGLTKQLLISGNTGNWTRHLWDKPEALVFLERARANGISEAQVLIEDRATNFGENIAFSRKLAPQARTVTFLTKPNSVLRVALTAAVGWPGITANVDCPSIDFPDGVSNVVGILGVIDEMVGDIHRVLVYPRLGFQQEHSLPSDILESWRYLMDKGFKGHLLSNWPVDAAG; encoded by the coding sequence ATGTCCATGACGCTCGAGCACGCGAGACGGCTCTGGGACTACCTGTCTTCTTTCAAGCGTCAGGCGCCGTCCGAGTTCGCGGTGATCTGCTGCTCGTATGACCTGCGGGTGTGCGATTACGCCTGCGAACTCCTGAAGAAAGGGCTGACGAAGCAGCTCCTCATCAGCGGGAACACAGGGAACTGGACACGGCACCTGTGGGACAAGCCGGAGGCGCTCGTGTTCCTGGAGCGGGCCCGGGCGAATGGAATCTCCGAAGCGCAGGTCCTCATCGAGGACCGGGCTACGAACTTCGGAGAGAACATCGCCTTTTCGAGGAAGCTGGCGCCGCAGGCCCGGACGGTGACATTTCTCACGAAGCCGAACTCCGTGCTCCGGGTTGCACTGACCGCTGCGGTGGGGTGGCCGGGCATCACGGCGAACGTGGACTGCCCCTCCATCGATTTTCCCGACGGCGTATCGAACGTGGTGGGCATCCTGGGGGTGATCGACGAGATGGTGGGAGACATCCACCGGGTTCTCGTCTACCCCCGGCTTGGCTTTCAGCAGGAGCATTCCCTGCCGTCAGACATCCTGGAGTCGTGGCGGTACCTGATGGACAAAGGGTTCAAAGGCCACCTGTTGTCGAACTGGCCAGTCGATGCGGCCGGCTAA